The following nucleotide sequence is from Populus nigra chromosome 15, ddPopNigr1.1, whole genome shotgun sequence.
aaaaatcaacaatatttttaaagatatttaggaaaatttttgaaagcaaaagacattttttattttgaaaatctttgacgttttgatgaaaaccgggtattttaataccggatttgtatctttacagtataaaaatacaaaccgatattgatcaaaatacagtaataaacttacagaaaaatcacatatttttggaaataatttttcgaagaaaattattaattttttttatatgtatctagatataaataatacaaaacacaatataatgtacataatatataattgggctgggctgggccggcccaattcgttgggccggactcagccccaaaataTGTCGGGCCGAAATCTCGGCCCAACAAAAATCTGATATTTCTTttctgggccagacccggcccagaagacagggctgggccaggattAGCCTGGCCCATCAACAAAACCAGCTGGGCCAGAACAAGTCTGGCCCAGCACAAGAATCcaacgggggggggggggaattattttccccccatccTTCTGCATGCAGAAGGAAACGCAGCTGACACAAATAAAATGAGGAGGAAGGAAAgtttacctggcgcggaggagtTGGTGCGTTGCTGGGAGGCCGGTGGTGCTGCGGTGGAGTCTGGTCCCGGCTGGAAGAAGGAGGAGCGGAttcctgcagaggagaaggaaagctctCGGCTGGAACCTTTGGTGTGGCTGAGGAAGGAGCTGCTACTCCGGTTGCTGCTGGGCGTCGCTGGAGGAAGGAGGACTGCTGTTGGCCGGTGAAGAAGCTGGAAGGCGGAGGCTTGCTCCTGTGGAGGCTGTCACTGCTGAGGAGGCCGCGGGGGGCGTTGCTGGGGCTGCTGAAGCTGCGGTGAAGGAGCAGCTGAGGGAGGAGCTGCTACTGGCTTTGTGTTGATGGGAAGGAGAGGGGACAGTGTTTTGGGGGGCTGCTGGAGACGATGGGGCaggttgagggagaagaaaaaaaaaaatcaaaaacaggGGGGTGGCTCTAAGGCTGGCGGCTAGAAATGAAGAAGAGGGAGGGGAGATGTGTGTGAGGGTTGTTCGGCTGCTGAGGGTCTGtcgatggaagaaaaaaaatagaggcgcTGATGCTGGCGGAGCAGAGGGAGAAGaagctggaaaaagaaaaatgtttgcaGGAAAAACACGCAGGAAAAGCTTATTTTGTGCCAACTTTGAGCTCCGTTCCTCCAACCGTCTGACCATGAAAAttctttctatttatagggctggaaagagggtaatcttgtcttcaatggggaaaaagtctcagcccttgattcgactcgagcaATCCAAACCgtcggttcaaagtgtgcacctcgaactgccaaatttgcAGACTGCCCGAGGTGCATGTTTTGGCCCAATAAACGGAGCCGTTCCAAAccttttcgacccgaccggaccactcCCCGGGATAAAGGAGTTccaggtggacatgttggtgcatgctttgtcggatttgggggccaaacgaggcagaaaacacgtctggaagtcggccactcgggcagcttggtggggaagaaaatgaacagtaccgggcgacgcgtcgcctgattcctgcccccttttttttttttttttttttttttaagtttcaaaacagcccctcaatcatttttttgcttttcgattgcatccctgccaatttcggtctccgtccctcttgttggccgcgtttttcactttagtccttggtctctgatttatgcaattgagcccttaattgatcaataaactttcaatttcttcaattaggccccttaatcaattaattccagcccctatacttacgcgccttcttcaatttggtccttggtttcggatttcttcaattaagtccctaattggcccttaaacttcaatatttatgcaattaagcccctgatttgccctaataaattcctaaaaaatatattttggccccagaacttaaatttcttctaattaaagcccaaattgacttaaaaatcaatttttcttgcaatcaaatcccctataaattcatttaaaaatccaattaaatccataatcatctaaatttgggcttttctcctccaatttcaAATTTCCTCCTCAatagggctctcctccttcaagaatatactgtcaaaaatccaatctttgtatttttaacctcattgaccaattttccgatcATTTTCTGagtgcttctgcctcctgttatttttcttaacctcctttggctatatatatatttttatatatatattttgtggggacccaaaaatgggttacaacaatcgTTGTGCAATGATTTTGTCTTTTGCTACAACTGCAGGCTGCGGACTACTGCGGGCTGCGGGCTTTGAATGTCTTTTTGGATAATCCAAAGGAAACCGAGCATCTTCAGCTAGAATATGCAAATATAATATTTCCCTGGAACTTGCCAACTGATTAATCGAGAGGTATGTTAGAAGATGCAGACGAAATTAATATCTTGAATATAGTTTTCCTGTGCATATATACTTGATCTGTTGAGTGGATCGAACAGCAGTGAATGGCAGCAACATCTACATCAGGGcaggaaagaaaagggaatgGCAGCTATTCAGTTAGTACTAGTGTACTTTCAGGTAATGTTGTTGTTGTGGTCATTTGATGATCCATGGCTTATTGCAGAAGCACAAGCTATGGAAAACCCTGAAATTTGTCCAAGTGCCTGTGGCAATGTTAGCATTCCATATCCATTTGGAATGAGAGAAGGTTGTTACTGTGACGAAAGCTTAAAAATACATTGCAACTCTAGTAATATTCCCCTACTTTCAATAAACGGCACTGATCTGGTGGTGACAGACATTTCGGTTGGTGACAGCACCATTACGGTCAACTTTCCAATTGTCTTTGCAAACTGTGATGGCAAAGAAAGAAACACCGTTATTGACTTGGGAGGAAGcccttttgttttctcctcAGATTTGAATAACTTCATTGCAAGTGGCTGTGACAACCTTGCCTTGCTGATTCAGAACCAGTCAGCAGTTGGTGGGTGCATGTCAATCTGTGATCATGAAAGAAGCAATAACTACTTATTGAGTAGTTGCAGCGGCATCAACTGCTGCCAGACTAGCATTCCTTCATATCTCAAGGTTTATAATGTAACCTTGGAAGGGGTAAATGATGGGAAAGGTCCTGGAAAAAAACAGCCGGCGAAGAAATGCAGGCATGCCTATTTAGTTGACGGAAATTGGATGGATAATAGAGTGTATGGTTGGAGTGGAGGCATAATGACCTCTTATGACATTAGAGATATGGACCATGTTCCAGTAGTGCTGGATTGGGGGATAGAATTAAGGGTATATGAATCACTTGTAAATATTggattattctctaatacaagTAACACTTACAACTGTCAAGTTCTGAATCCCCCCCCTGATTCCACCAGCCAGATGGCAACAGTTCAATGTTTTTGTAAGGCAGGCTTTGCAGGAAATCCTTATTTAGGTCATTGTGAAGGTAAACTCTTGGTTAATTGTAcaattatcttattttctttggCATTATATTTCCTAATCTACGATTCTTCTCGAGTTTTTTACCATTACATGGTGTAAAGATCAACTCTGTCACTCTATTTATGGCAGAGGGTCGAGACTACATGGAGCACGGGGGACATGTCAGAGCAAAAATGGTGGTCATTGGTATGTTGTTTCATTTGCATCCTATATCATCTAAGAAATGACAATTACTTGAAACTAAGAATACTAATTCAACAGCGCCATTTTACCTAACCAGTTCCGTTTCCCTATCCGCTCCTAATTGCTTGACTTGTGCAGGAATTGGAGTGGGATTTGGAGCGTTGTTTTTACTCGTTGGTTTGTGGCAGTTGTACAAGGTATGCAAGAGGAGGAGGAATGAAAGACTGAGGGAAAGATACTTTAAAAGGAATGGTGGTTTATTGCTGCAAGAACAACTATCTTCAggtgaagtccatgttgagaaAGTCAAATTGTTTGCATCCAAAGAATTAGACAAGGCCACAGATCACTACAACGTGAATAGAATGCTTGGCCAGGGAGGTCAAGGTACAGTTTACAAAGGGATGTTGGCTGATGGAAAAATCATCGCTGTTAAGAAATCCAAAATTCTTGATGAAGGGAATCTCAGACAATTTATCAATGAGGTGGTCATTCTGTCACAAATTAACCATAGAAATGTGGTTAAACTTTTGGGCTGTTGCTTGGAGACTGAAGTTCCATTGTTGGTCTATGAATTCATTCCTAATGGGACACTTTCCCAGCTTCTCCACTCCCCAAGTGACGAACTCCCATTTACTTGGGAAATGCGCTTAAGGATTGCAACAGAGGTAGCAGGGGCACTCTCCTACCTACACTCAGCAGCTTCCATCCCCATTTATCACAGAGACGTCAAGTCTACGAACATACTGCTTGATGACAAGTACAGGGCAAAAGTAGCAGATTTTGGGACTTCAAAGTCAGTAACCATCGACCAGACTCATGTCACAACTCTAGTACAAGGCACCTTTGGATACTTGGATCCAGAGTACTTTCAATCAAGCCAGTTCACAGACAAAAGTGATGTGTATAGCTTCGGTGTAGTCCTCGTCGAGCTACTCACTGGACAAAAGGCAGTGTCCTTTTGCAGATCGGAGGATGAAGCCAGAAGTTTAGTAACATATTTCCTTATGTCCATAGAGGACAACCGTCTGTCAGGAATTCTTGATCCTCAAGTTAAAGTTCAAGGCAGGAAGGAGGATATAATGATGGTTGCTGTCTTGGCTAAGAGCTGCTTGAgcatgaaaggaaaagaaaggccTGCAATGAAAGAAGTTACCATGGTGTTGGAGGGCATCAGAAACTCACATGAGTGTCAAAAATCAGCGAAGGATTTTATCATTCCGCAAGAGATCGATTATGACGCAAACGATTTCATGGAGGTACCTTGGCACCTAGTTTCTGTCACAGCAGATTCTGATTGAGATCTTTTACAGTTGTGGTGCTTCATCACCAGATACAAAACCTTTCTTAATTACATATTTTATTCTGCCATAGATATATTGAACCTGATTTAtagatttattatattaatgaacAATGGTGCTGCCAAATACTTTTTGCTGTTACattttaattactaaattatttgtgtgtgtgtgtatcgtCTCAATCTAaaaatgtaatataaatataggcttttttttcttaaatgccttgtgctaatttaatttaattaatcaaagaaAATGTGGCGGTAGAATTAATACTCATAATTGTTTAgttaaactgtttttttatgaaaaataactaaattataaacaatcaaaattttaaatcgtatcaatattatttttcatcaattttaatttaattagagagAATAGAtagatttgaatttataatcaTATGATTGCGATCTTGAAATTATATGTAGAattatcttagattttttttcacctggttcattttaaaattattgaaaataaaatctcaaattcttatgaaattaatattctttattgGGTCatattttctctgaaattttgTTATAACAAGTTTTTACTTCTATTTATTATGcaaatattataaatcatagaaaaaatatccttgaattgtttttctttaaaaaaaactagctgTAATTCTCGAATGTTTGTctagaattatttattatttaaagacTTTGTGTTTTACGATTAGTTTTTACTTTCTTACTGGGAAATTTTTCTACTTTGAATGgtgcaaaattaaaatactttgTGTTTTGgggattttcttattttattttttgaatatttatttattttttattattcaaaactaaCTATAACATAATGAGAATAAGGTTAAGAGAAATGTaaggaaatgaagaagaagaaaaaagtgacAGTATTAACTTTAATATCCAAATTatatgttgtaacccatttttgggtcccccacaaaatatatatatatatataaaaaaaaatatccagccaaaggaggttaagaaaaaataacaagagacaaaagcgctcagaaaatggtcggaaaattggtcaatgaggttaaaaatacaaagattggatttttgacagtatattcttgaaggaagAGAGTCCTGTTGAggaggaaaatttgaaatttgaggagaagagcccaaatttggatgtttatggacttaattggttttttaaataaatttatgggggatttgattgcaagaaaaattgatttttaagtcaatttgggctttaattagaaggaatttaagttctggggccaaaatatattttttaggaatttattaggtcaaatcaggggcctaattgcataaatattgaagtttaagggtcaattagggacttaattgaagaaatccaaaaccagggaccaaaatTGAAGAGGCGCGTAAATGGAGGGGCTGCAATTATTCGGTttaggggcctaattgaagaaattgagagtttattgatcaattaagggctcaattgcataaatcagaggccaaggactaaagtgaaaaacgcggccaacaagaGGGGTAGAGACCaaaattggcagggatgcaattgaagaaaaaaaaatgattaagggCTGTTTCGAAActtggcgcgttctggcgccacttttaaatgaaacggcgtgtTTTAgccaaaacgacatcgtttcataattataaaaaaaaaaggggggaaccaggcgacgcgtcgcccggtactgttcattttcttccccacTAAGTtgcccgagtggccgacttccagGCATGTTTTCTACCTCGTTTGGCCCCTAAATCCGACaaagcatgcaccaacatgtccacctaGAACCCCTTTATCCCGGGGAGTGCTCCGTTTATTGAACAACATAAAGGGTTTGGAACGGCTCCGTTTATTGGGCCAAATCGTGCACCAAATCGTGCACCTCGGGCAGTCTGCAAATTTGGCAGTttgaggtgcacactttgaaccgacGGTTTGGATTACTCGAGTAGAAACAAGGGCTGAGAAGTTTTCCtcattgaagacaagattaccctctttccaaCCCTATAAATAGGAGGAATTTTCATGGTCCGAGGGTTGAGAAAAAAGAGCCCAAAATCGGCACAAAATAAGCTTTTCCTGCCTGGTTCCTGCAACCagttttctctttgcttttttttttctccgcCGTGGTCTCCAGCCGCCACCACTGATCTCGCCACCATCCTTCCCACGAAACACCACATCCCCTCCATCACCCAGCCACCTCACCACAGGTCACAacacctctctttctctccctctcttctctaCAAAAATCTTCTCCAACAGCGGCGGCGATAGCAGAGGCAGCAACCATCTTGCCCAAAAGCTCTCTTCCACCCCTACCAGCAGCAACCGGAGTAGCAACTCCTTCCTCAGCCACACCAACAGTTCCAGCCGagagctttccttctcctctgcaggaaTCCGCTCCTCCTTCTTCCAGCCAGGACCAGCCTCCACCGCAGCACCACCGGCCTCCCAGCAACGCACCGCCTCCTCCACACCAGGTGCTCTTCTTCCCCTTTTTTTGTGCGCCGGTTTGGTCCttctcctgcatgcagaacgcacATTCCGCATGCAGGAAGGGGGGAAAATAATCCCCCCCATAGTTTTTAATTACGCTGGGCCAGGTTGGTTCTGGCCCAGCAAAAATGGGTTTCCTTCTGTGGGCCAGACTGATCCTAGCCCAGCCCTACTAGCTGGGCTGGGTCCGgcctatgataaaaaaaattctggttGGGCCGATATCGGCCCAACAcattttggggctgagtccggcccaatTCATTGGGCCAGCCCAGcccaattatatattatgtatattatttgtgttttgtattatttatatctagatatatatatatatatatatggaaaaattatttaatttcttcgaaaattatttccaaaaatatgtgatttttctgtaagtttattactgtattttgatcaatatcggtttgtatttttatactgtaaagatacaaatccggtattaaaatacccggttttcatcaaaacatcaaacattttcaaaataaaaaatgtcttttgctttcaaaaattttctcaatatctttaaaaatattgttgatttttctgcatatttttatcaaagtggattaatatttggttgtatttttatactgtaaggataccaacccaatattaaaatactcgatttgcgtcaaaacatcaaaaaaaatatacataattaaaaaatgttttgttttaaaatacggcctagtatctcaaatatatatatatatatattataacatcatattttcacacaacaaagaaaatttcaaaacaatatatgtattagcatgcattttggcttttataaccggtttatttaagccatgagaactaggccaatatttcaaaaattctaaaaaaatctttttgacttcttttagtatatgggattacgaatttatacatagaacgtattcctgattaaatatgtttttttgcatagacgttagaacggttaggctttacccgataagataaggatctccttattgagaaggacttttcttgaactatagacggaccaacaactaggaaacacaacgagaccttgaattttatcagacaaataaacaatgcagcttaccttaggtagggcgtatttggggtgctaatacattccctttacgcaaccagtctccgtacccaatctctgaaaccagttaaggttcctagtgaccaaaatactaggtggcgactcccattccattttctaccaacaaaagacaatattttcttgtctccccacatttgccaaatagataccaaaatactaggtggcgactcccattccattttctaccaacaaaagattgtgtttatttaattttttaatcattatctacttataattaatattaaatttaaaaaatgcttaagcatattaattaagttgcttataataataatgattttaaagaaagatattatatttaattaagaaaaaggacTTGATAGGAAGATAATAATAAGATGTAAATGATACataatcaaattattatatatataccaaaataaacttttgaCAACTTAAGAGTAAGAATAAAATGAtcagaaaactaaaataaattggaTTAGTGAATAATACAGCATTGATCGATACAAAAACATCGTGTTTCAGTATATAATCCACTCGAATGGGgtttttatagaaagaaaatcctGAGATAAAGTTTTCTATAAAGCTAGCATCACTGTAGATGAAAAGCTAGCCAAGGCCAAATGCTGTAGTTTTGgtaaatataaaagtaaagCATCTCACAAACGTCAAGACTCTTGAAACGGCACAACCTcttgctatatatataatacGACGGGCACCATATGCTAAAATATGATCCAAACGAACATGATTTCTTTCACCAGACATTTCATACTGCTAGTGTTATTATCTCTGTCGCTGATCATAACTATCTGTGATGCAATCTGTCCATATACACCAACTCATTTAAATATCACCAATGGCTTAATTAGGTGCTGGCTTGGACCTTACAATCCATTGCAAATCCAAAGACGACGATCTTGGGCAGCATGTAGTCCCTTTTGGTGGCGAATATACTATTGATTTCTGCACCAACTTTTGGAGAACCACAGTGTTCTTCTGTGGCATGTCATGGTCAAGTGAATTCCATTGGTTTGATATCTACGATGCTTCCAGGGATCCCTATTGTGGCGACTGCAATTggattattataaatatatttggaagGAATTTGTATGTTATCCTTGGAATAAGAAGGCATATCTTCATTAAAGTGCGAGCTAGCTCTCAATCTCATCCTTTGTTTAATTTGCTAGCTGCATAAAATGGAggcaactaaaaaataattgtatcatGTATTAATAATGAATTTCTCCACCCATTAGagtgttttcttttcattatttagataattttttaaggaACAACCAGATGCATGAACCAATTTAGTAGTAATTATCACTAATTCATTGTAGCCAAGTGCAGTTTGGCTAAATATACAAGGAAGAAACCCTTGAAACGGCACAACCATTTGCAATATAATACGAAGAGGCACCATATACTAAAGCCTATAAGTAAGTTGGATTTGCatgaatacaaaaaaataatccaatctAAACAGATCAGAATCTTCTTGCAGACATGATTTCTTTCACCAGCCATTTCGCCCCACTGATATTATTATCTCTGTTGCTGCTGATCATAGCTACGTGTGATGCAGGTTGTCTATGGAAACCAACACGTTTGAATATCAATAATGACTTAGGCCCAGGCCTGGACCTTACAATCCATTGCAAATCCAAAAACGACGATCTTGGGCAGCATGTAGTCCCTTTTGGTGGCGAATATACAATTGATTTTTGCTCCAACTTTTGGAGAAGCACACTGTTCTTCTGTGGCGTGTCATGGTCAGGAAAATTCCATTGGTTTGATGTCTACGATGCTTCCAGGGATTCTAGTCGCTGTGGAAATTGCAATTGGACAATACATGCAACTGGGCCATGCAtggattattataattattatataaaggaATTTGTATGTTATCCTTGGAATGACAAGGCATATCTCCAGTAAAGCGCTAGTTATGTAGCTCTATCTCCTGTGTTCAATTTACTAGCTGCATAAAGCGgagaacacacaaaaaaaaatatttactatatATTATTGAGTTTCTCCACTCATTAGGAGTGTTTTCCTTTCATGATTTacatattattcttttcaaggAATAACACTATTTTGGTTGTGATAATCATGATTTGCCGTTGATTACAAAGTttagaaaagtatatttttgtgtTATAGAATATAATTAGTCAATATAATATCCGTGTTACGATTTGAAATGTTTATTTGGCAACGCGTTTCGCCAACAAAAACTGCTTTGTTAAGCAATATTGTACTACACTTATCGgaaggaaaaaacattattttagcTGTGATCATCATGATTCACCGTTGCTTATAAAATCCAGAGACCCCACATATTTGATAGCCATAATCATTAGATTTATGAAGTTTAGGGAAGCAAGAGTAGCCATCCTGATGAGAAGGATTAACGAGGTAGGCAAGTGGACGatggattaattaatatatgataaaGGGAAACCACATATTAGtcgttaattatttatataagttCCCGATAAAATCCCATCATTTGGTGATTCCCTAATCTATATACTTTCGACTTATTAGTTGTTAATTATAATCATTAACATGGTTGAtccaattagatttttaataaaaataaaacgatATCGATAATTTAGTAACTCTGCTCTTCTCTGTAAGTGTACCCCCAGATCAAGTCCCATAATTAGTGCTATCACTgtgcaaaaacaaaagttaaagtATAAAATTGCTTAAATGTATATCCATGCCCAATATGGTCGGTGAGACAAATTTTCTGGTGAAGGAc
It contains:
- the LOC133673673 gene encoding wall-associated receptor kinase-like 10, whose protein sequence is MAAIQLVLVYFQVMLLLWSFDDPWLIAEAQAMENPEICPSACGNVSIPYPFGMREGCYCDESLKIHCNSSNIPLLSINGTDLVVTDISVGDSTITVNFPIVFANCDGKERNTVIDLGGSPFVFSSDLNNFIASGCDNLALLIQNQSAVGGCMSICDHERSNNYLLSSCSGINCCQTSIPSYLKVYNVTLEGVNDGKGPGKKQPAKKCRHAYLVDGNWMDNRVYGWSGGIMTSYDIRDMDHVPVVLDWGIELRVYESLVNIGLFSNTSNTYNCQVLNPPPDSTSQMATVQCFCKAGFAGNPYLGHCEEGRDYMEHGGHVRAKMVVIGIGVGFGALFLLVGLWQLYKVCKRRRNERLRERYFKRNGGLLLQEQLSSGEVHVEKVKLFASKELDKATDHYNVNRMLGQGGQGTVYKGMLADGKIIAVKKSKILDEGNLRQFINEVVILSQINHRNVVKLLGCCLETEVPLLVYEFIPNGTLSQLLHSPSDELPFTWEMRLRIATEVAGALSYLHSAASIPIYHRDVKSTNILLDDKYRAKVADFGTSKSVTIDQTHVTTLVQGTFGYLDPEYFQSSQFTDKSDVYSFGVVLVELLTGQKAVSFCRSEDEARSLVTYFLMSIEDNRLSGILDPQVKVQGRKEDIMMVAVLAKSCLSMKGKERPAMKEVTMVLEGIRNSHECQKSAKDFIIPQEIDYDANDFMEVPWHLVSVTADSD